In Maridesulfovibrio sp., the genomic stretch GGTCCTGCGGGAATATTGGCTCCGGCAATACGGCCGTCAATCATAGCTTGAGCCGAATGATTGTAGTCCATGAACTCGAGTTCAAAGTCTTTTTTTATATTAATACCCAATGTTTTTAGTAGGGTGCATCCTGAAACTTCTGTGCCGCTGCCGTGTGTGCCTATTGAAAAGTTCTTTTGCAGGCCATTGAGATCAGATATGTCTCCTGTTTTTGCGTATTTCCTGAGGAGGGGAAAATGCTCAACATTTTCCCAGAGCATGGTGATAGACCGGAACTCTTTAAAGGCTTTACCTTTGTGTGCTCCTTTACCCTTGTATGCGTTGATGCCGCAGAGAGCCTGTAGAATGGCAAGGTCCGCTTTCCCGTTTTTAAGCATTTGTATGTTTTCTGCGGCTCCGGCGGAGTTGATTGCAGTAGCTGTGATCTGGTGTTTCTTAGCGAGCTTAATGCTTAGCAGTGTGCCGATTGCGACTCCGACAGGATAATATGTTCCGCCGGGAGTTGCGGTGGCGATGGTCAACTTATTAGCACTTGCATGTGAAGGAGTCGTTGTGAAGCCAAGGCATAGAGCACATACAAAAATGAGGAATGAGAATTTATTAAGCATCCTTTCTCCGTTGCTGTTTTTTTGAAAGCATTTTCCGTGTGCGGATCAAAGAATTGTGAGGACGTTCGGAGATATTAGCTTAAAAAACAGGATAGGTCTATTTTAGAGCATTATATTTGTCTTCATATCTGAATGTTGAATTATGATTATTGAAGATCTTGGATGGAGTATCATTTAATTCTGTGTTTGTTTGACTTTAAAATTATTAATCATAAAGTCCTCTGGAATTTAAAACTGGTCTATCTTGTACTGATTAAAAAAAACTTTGGAAATTTTTGGGTAAGTGAAGTTATTTGACAATATTTGCGCTGGGAGTACTGTTTTTGAGTAAATCATAAGGCTTTACGCTATCGTAATTAAAAACAGAACAAGGAGACCGTATATGTTTATTATTGATCTTACTTACAAGGTTGATCTTGATACCGTAGATGCCCATCTTAAAGCTCATGTTGAATACCTTAAGGAACAGTATAAGCGGGGTGTCTTTGTGGCTTCTGGGCGGAAAGTTCCACGTACAGGCGGTGTGATTCTAGCCCGCTGCGAGTCCCAAAGTGCTCTTGCGGAAATACTCGCTCTTGATCCCTTCAAGCAAAATGGGGTCGCCGATTACGTGGTAACAGAATTTGTACCGTCTATGACAGCTGATGGGCTGGAACTTTTGAAGGAATAATATTTTTTCGGGATGAAAATAAAGTGGACGGTGGCAGTAGTCACCGTCTGGTCAGTGCGCGACCAGTCTTAATAGACAGGCTGGTTTATTTTATGGTTGCAAAAACGAAAAAAGCCGCAACTTGCGTTGCGGCTTTCGTATTTACGAGTGGTGCCGAAGAGAAGACTCGAACTTCCACGGAGAAACCTCCACTAGACCCTGAACCTAGCGTGTCTACCAATTCCACCACTTCGGCACTCGGTAGAAAAGTGTTTATTGATTTCAGTCTGCTTTGGCAAGTACTTTTTTAGTTAAAATGTAAATAAATTGTAAAATTAGCGAAAAACATTATGGCTAACCAAAATTTATAGTCTGGCCGAAGAAAATGACAAACCGTAAATATGGGTTTTCTAATTGTGGATGCAATTTACTCCTGCTATAAGTTACTCAATTAGAAAATTAATAGGGGGAAACTCATGGACCCGTCCGTTCTGGTACCAGCTGCCATCGGCATTTCTGTACATCCCATTTGGCCGGTGGCCCTTTCAATTGTGACTTTTTCCGTCCACCTTCTGCTAATGAATGCTGTTTTCGGAGGGGCTGCTATAGTTTTTGTCCACTCCTTGTCAGGCGGGACGCTGATCTCAAAAAATATTTCACATAAACTTCCGACTCTTTTGGCTTTGGCCATAAATGCAGGAGTTCCGCCGCTGCTGTTTCTGCAAGCGGTCTACGGGCAGTTCAGTTATGTTTCTTCA encodes the following:
- a CDS encoding TAXI family TRAP transporter solute-binding subunit, coding for MLNKFSFLIFVCALCLGFTTTPSHASANKLTIATATPGGTYYPVGVAIGTLLSIKLAKKHQITATAINSAGAAENIQMLKNGKADLAILQALCGINAYKGKGAHKGKAFKEFRSITMLWENVEHFPLLRKYAKTGDISDLNGLQKNFSIGTHGSGTEVSGCTLLKTLGINIKKDFELEFMDYNHSAQAMIDGRIAGANIPAGPPVAAVNLLYTQLGSDKITVLEFTDAQLEKIQKSYPIWSRYVIPAGTYPSQDKAINTVSQSNFLACRADLPEAVVYEITKTIFENLPFLNNTHDATKAISLKRATAGLPVPLHPGAEKFYREAGVIN
- a CDS encoding YciI family protein — encoded protein: MFIIDLTYKVDLDTVDAHLKAHVEYLKEQYKRGVFVASGRKVPRTGGVILARCESQSALAEILALDPFKQNGVADYVVTEFVPSMTADGLELLKE